CAGCTGGCGGGGTACCGGTCAACGCCGATGGTCGGCGACCTGCTGGCCCGGCTGGGCGCCTAAGCGTCCGAGTTCGTCGACGCCTCGACCCACTGCAGGTAGTCGGCGGAGCCGCGCACGAGCTCGACGGCGGTCACCTCCGGCTTGCTCCACGGGTGCTGCTCGACGATGTGCGCTTCCAGTTCGGCGTAGCGGGCGTCCGTGGTCTTGAACGTCACGTTCCACTCCTCGCCCTCGCCCTGCTCGCCGAGGTGCCAGAAGAACGACGCGACCGGGCCGGTCACCTGTGCTGTGGCCGCCAGGCGAGCGGCCACCGCTGAGCCGGCGAGCTTCGCGCCGGAGTCGCGGTCCGGGGTGGTTGTGGTCACGAGAAGGTGGACTGCCATGACGCCACCCTAGGACGCTCCGGCGCCTCGGACGGGGCTAGGACGCCGGTCTGAAGTGCTCAGTCCATCGGACGCCGTCCCACCACTGTGTCGCGCCCTGCTGCGTCGGCGACGGGTACCAGCCTGCCGGCGGCCCGGCGGGCGCGGGCGGCTGCGCGGCAGGGGAAACCGCCTGCTGTGCGAGCGCTTGCTGCTGAAGCCTGGTTTGTGCCTGGAGCTCACGCAGGGACTTCTTGGCGACGCGCTGCTTCTTGCTGCTGCCGCGGACGAGCCCGCCCGTGCTGATCATCAGGGACTTCCGGATGAGGCCCACGTGGTGCCACCTTCCCGTCGGGTGTACTCGCAGGAGTCGGTGATCAATCGCGCCGTGTTACGCGTCCACCGAGGCGATCGGCAGTTCCAGCAGGCGAGCCCGGGACAACGTCACCGTCCTGCGGTGACGCGGTCCCGGTCGGGCTCAGACCGCCAGCCGGCCGCCGTCCACCGGGAGGATCGCGCCCTGGACGAAGCTCGAACCGCCCGCCACGAGGAACGCGATCGCCGCGGCGATCTCCTCCGGTGCGGCCACCCGGCCGGCCGGGCCGTTCGCGGCCAGCGCGTCCAGGCCGTCGCCGAAGGCGGCCGTGCCTTCGGTGCGCGTCGGGCCCGGGCTGACCGCGTTGACCCGCACGCCGGACGGCCCGAACTCCGCCGCCCACGCCTTCGTCATCAGCTCGATCGCCGCCTTCGACGAGCCGTAGAGCGCCATGCCC
This window of the Amycolatopsis balhimycina FH 1894 genome carries:
- the cutA gene encoding divalent-cation tolerance protein CutA, which gives rise to MAVHLLVTTTTPDRDSGAKLAGSAVAARLAATAQVTGPVASFFWHLGEQGEGEEWNVTFKTTDARYAELEAHIVEQHPWSKPEVTAVELVRGSADYLQWVEASTNSDA
- a CDS encoding DUF2510 domain-containing protein: MGLIRKSLMISTGGLVRGSSKKQRVAKKSLRELQAQTRLQQQALAQQAVSPAAQPPAPAGPPAGWYPSPTQQGATQWWDGVRWTEHFRPAS